ctctagagctatatctattcactgtgccacctagctgcccttctttcTTAGATAATTGCAAAAGCAAACTTCATTCCAGCCTTTGTCCTACTCATCGTAAATTCTAAATTAATGGAATCAAGTTCCTAATAAGGTTTTACTGTATTTCCTCCCTGTCTAGGAAGCTGGGTGTGATGGGCCACCATCACTGTCTTGCAACTATACTGTAAGAGTCCTGGAACCAATTCCAAAGGAACATAATGCAGGACCCTCTGGTTGGCATTGCCTCTCTCGAGGTAATAAGTGGCACTCCATCCTGGCTCTCCAAGAaggccttcctcttcctcttaatTTTTGGAGCAGCTGCATCAAGTATTTGATCTTCCTCctcaacttccttttctctcttcttggtTTACTGACATTAGTGGTTGGACTGTGGGGGTTAATAGATAAGGAGTCACTGCAGAGTGAGCAGTTGCCACATCTGGGTACTGACCCAATGTTGCTGTTTGTGATGGTGGGGCTGATAGTCAGCATTGTATCCCTAGCCGGCTGCATAGGAGCGCTCTGTGAGAACATTTGCCTTCTTTGGTTCTTTGCTGGGGGGATCTTCACTTTCTTGATTCTAGAGACATTGGCAGGAATCCTGATATATGCTTTATGGGACCAACTCCAGGAGATACTGGACAGAACAATGCTAGTGGCCATTACTCGCTACCAAGA
The DNA window shown above is from Notamacropus eugenii isolate mMacEug1 chromosome 2, mMacEug1.pri_v2, whole genome shotgun sequence and carries:
- the TSPAN10 gene encoding tetraspanin-10, giving the protein MPSQSLFLPSDYFTVVTFTIHATLLVKGSFAGHQSSTCVVPGQEAGCDGPPSLSCNYTVRVLEPIPKEHNAGPSGWHCLSRGNKWHSILALQEGLPLPLNFWSSCIKYLIFLLNFLFSLLGLLTLVVGLWGLIDKESLQSEQLPHLGTDPMLLFVMVGLIVSIVSLAGCIGALCENICLLWFFAGGIFTFLILETLAGILIYALWDQLQEILDRTMLVAITRYQDDSDLRFLLDEIQLGLQCCGVVSYQDWKLNLYFNCSSPGVQACGLPASCCINPWENGTIINSQCGFGTLRLDEAAAQNIVHSEGCSLRLRQWLGQNSWVIRDYILASTVIEGLEFLLVTKLVRDIKDRKIND